A single genomic interval of Picosynechococcus sp. PCC 7003 harbors:
- a CDS encoding 2-isopropylmalate synthase, with translation MNNQDDRIIIFDTTLRDGEQSPGATLNGDEKLAIARALARLGVDVIEAGFPRASRGDFDAVQRIAAEVGTENGPTICGLARATKGDIEAAGNALKPAFKNRIHTFIATSDIHLEYKLRKSRKDVLAIAPEMVAYAKTFTNDVEFSPEDAGRSDPEFLYQILEAVIDAGATTVNIPDTVGYTTPAEFGALIKGIKENVPNIDRAIISVHGHNDLGLAVANFLEAVKNGARQLECTINGIGERAGNAALEELVMALHVRRQYYNPFLGRPADSEAPLTNINTKEIYKTSRLVSNLTGLSVQANKAIVGLNAFAHESGIHQDGVLKNKLTYEIMDAQSIGLTDNQIILGKHSGRNAFRTRLAELGFDLSDNDLNKAFLRFKDLADKKKEITDWDLEAIVKDETQQPPELFRLELVQVSCGDHAQPTATITIRTPGGKELTDAAIGTGPVDAIYKAINRVVQVPNELIEYSVQSVTAGIDAIGEVTIRLRHEGRIYSGHAANTDIVVASARAYISALNRLYAALQEDVSANPAKASL, from the coding sequence ATGAACAACCAAGACGATCGCATTATTATTTTCGACACAACATTACGGGATGGTGAACAATCTCCGGGGGCAACCCTCAATGGAGACGAAAAGCTGGCGATCGCCCGTGCCCTAGCGCGACTTGGTGTAGATGTCATTGAAGCGGGTTTCCCTAGGGCGAGTCGGGGTGATTTTGATGCTGTTCAACGCATTGCCGCCGAAGTCGGTACAGAAAATGGGCCAACAATCTGTGGTTTAGCCCGGGCCACCAAGGGCGATATTGAAGCGGCGGGAAATGCCCTCAAACCTGCTTTTAAAAATCGAATCCACACTTTTATCGCCACCTCTGATATTCACCTCGAATACAAACTCCGCAAAAGTCGCAAGGATGTGTTGGCGATCGCCCCAGAGATGGTGGCCTACGCCAAAACCTTCACCAATGATGTGGAATTTTCCCCCGAAGACGCAGGCCGCTCGGATCCAGAGTTCCTTTACCAGATCCTCGAAGCCGTGATTGATGCTGGGGCGACCACCGTCAACATCCCTGACACCGTCGGCTATACGACCCCTGCTGAATTTGGCGCTCTGATCAAAGGCATCAAAGAAAACGTCCCTAACATTGACCGAGCAATTATCTCTGTCCATGGTCATAACGATTTGGGTTTAGCCGTGGCCAATTTCCTCGAAGCCGTAAAAAATGGTGCGCGACAATTAGAATGCACCATCAATGGCATTGGCGAACGGGCCGGAAATGCCGCCCTCGAAGAATTGGTGATGGCCCTCCATGTACGCCGTCAATATTACAATCCTTTCCTCGGTCGTCCCGCTGACTCAGAAGCGCCCTTGACCAATATCAATACCAAAGAGATCTACAAAACGTCTCGCCTGGTTTCTAATCTCACGGGGCTTTCTGTCCAAGCGAATAAAGCGATTGTTGGTCTGAATGCCTTTGCCCACGAGTCTGGTATTCACCAGGATGGCGTTCTGAAAAACAAGCTCACCTACGAGATTATGGATGCCCAGTCCATCGGTTTGACCGATAATCAAATTATCTTGGGTAAACATTCTGGTCGGAATGCTTTTCGCACCCGCTTAGCGGAATTAGGGTTCGACCTGTCTGACAATGATCTCAACAAAGCCTTTTTACGCTTTAAAGATCTAGCCGATAAGAAGAAAGAAATTACCGACTGGGATTTGGAGGCGATCGTCAAGGACGAAACCCAGCAACCCCCCGAATTATTCCGTCTGGAGCTAGTGCAAGTTTCCTGTGGTGACCATGCCCAACCCACGGCCACCATTACGATTCGCACCCCCGGAGGAAAAGAATTAACCGATGCCGCCATTGGTACCGGGCCTGTGGATGCCATCTATAAGGCGATTAACCGGGTGGTGCAGGTGCCCAATGAATTAATTGAATATTCTGTACAGTCAGTGACGGCGGGCATTGACGCTATTGGTGAAGTTACGATTCGTCTGCGGCACGAGGGACGAATTTATTCTGGCCATGCGGCAAATACAGATATTGTGGTGGCGTCGGCCCGGGCGTATATCAGCGCTTTGAATCGTTTGTATGCAGCTCTTCAGGAAGATGTTTCCGCTAATCCAGCGAAGGCTTCCCTGTAG
- the leuC gene encoding 3-isopropylmalate dehydratase large subunit, with amino-acid sequence MSKGTLFDKVWDLHTVKVLPSGQTQLFIGLHLIHEVTSPQAFAMLRDRNLQVMYPERTVATVDHIVPTENQARPFADPLAEAMMQELEKNTAANKIRFYNVGSGSQGIVHVIAPEQGLTQPGMTVACGDSHTSTHGAFGAIAFGIGTSQVRDVLASQTLALAKLKVRKIEVNGDLQPGVYAKDVILHIIRKLGVKGGVGYAYEYAGTTFEKMSMEERMTVCNMSIEGGARCGYVNPDQVTYDYLKDRPFAPKGEDWEKAIAWWDSLRSEADAEYDDVITFEAADIAPTVTWGITPGQGIGVDESVPTPDMMAEDEQAIAAEAYKYMQLQPGQPIQGTKIDVCFIGSCTNGRLSDLQEAAKYAKGHRVAPGVKAFVVPGSEQVKQQAEAEGLDQIFTEAGFEWREPGCSMCLAMNPDKLEGTQISASSSNRNFKGRQGSATGRTLLMSPAMVVAAAVTGQVTDVRTLN; translated from the coding sequence ATGAGCAAAGGCACTCTTTTTGATAAGGTTTGGGACTTACACACCGTTAAAGTTTTACCCTCTGGCCAAACGCAACTATTTATCGGACTGCACCTGATCCATGAAGTGACCAGTCCCCAGGCCTTTGCCATGCTCAGAGATCGCAATCTCCAGGTTATGTATCCAGAACGCACCGTCGCCACCGTGGATCACATTGTCCCGACAGAAAATCAAGCGCGGCCCTTTGCGGATCCCCTCGCCGAAGCAATGATGCAGGAACTTGAGAAAAATACTGCCGCTAACAAGATTCGTTTTTATAATGTCGGCTCTGGGAGCCAAGGGATTGTCCATGTGATTGCCCCGGAACAAGGCTTAACCCAACCGGGCATGACGGTTGCTTGTGGCGATTCTCACACTTCTACCCATGGAGCTTTTGGGGCGATCGCCTTTGGCATTGGCACGTCCCAAGTGCGGGATGTGCTCGCCTCCCAAACCCTGGCCCTGGCGAAGTTGAAAGTCCGCAAGATCGAAGTCAATGGCGATCTCCAACCGGGCGTCTATGCCAAGGATGTAATTCTGCACATTATCCGTAAACTGGGCGTTAAAGGGGGCGTCGGCTATGCCTATGAATATGCCGGGACAACCTTTGAGAAAATGTCCATGGAAGAGCGGATGACCGTCTGTAATATGTCCATCGAGGGGGGCGCCCGCTGTGGTTATGTCAATCCTGACCAAGTGACCTACGATTATTTGAAAGATCGTCCCTTTGCCCCCAAGGGAGAAGACTGGGAAAAGGCGATCGCCTGGTGGGATAGCCTCCGCAGTGAAGCCGACGCTGAATATGACGATGTGATCACCTTTGAGGCAGCAGACATTGCCCCCACCGTCACCTGGGGAATCACGCCGGGTCAAGGTATTGGCGTCGATGAATCGGTGCCGACCCCAGACATGATGGCCGAAGATGAACAGGCGATCGCCGCTGAGGCTTACAAATATATGCAGCTCCAGCCGGGCCAACCGATCCAAGGCACCAAAATTGATGTCTGTTTTATCGGTAGTTGTACCAATGGTCGCTTGAGCGATCTCCAAGAAGCGGCTAAATACGCCAAAGGTCATCGAGTTGCGCCGGGAGTAAAAGCCTTTGTGGTGCCCGGTTCTGAGCAAGTGAAACAACAAGCTGAGGCCGAGGGACTTGACCAAATTTTTACCGAAGCAGGCTTTGAATGGCGGGAACCCGGCTGCTCCATGTGCCTGGCCATGAACCCTGATAAGCTCGAAGGCACCCAAATCAGCGCTTCTTCTTCAAACCGCAACTTTAAAGGGCGGCAAGGTTCCGCGACGGGGCGCACCCTACTCATGAGTCCAGCGATGGTCGTAGCTGCCGCCGTTACAGGTCAAGTTACCGATGTGCGCACCCTCAACTAA
- a CDS encoding NYN domain-containing protein, with protein sequence MNFYQRRLSIFVDGNNMFYAQQKNNWFFDPRRVLDYFTCDPTVRLINAFWYTGLKDSQDQRGFRDALISLGYTVRTKILKEYYDDVSGRYSQKANLDIEIVVDMFNTVDQYDQVILFSGDGDFERAIELLRSKNTHITVVSTEGMIARELRNATDCYIDLNNLRAEIEKTEP encoded by the coding sequence ATGAACTTTTATCAGCGTCGCCTGTCTATTTTTGTAGATGGGAATAATATGTTTTATGCACAGCAGAAAAATAATTGGTTTTTTGACCCCCGTCGTGTTTTAGATTATTTTACTTGCGATCCCACCGTGCGCCTGATTAATGCCTTTTGGTACACAGGCCTAAAGGACTCCCAAGATCAGCGAGGTTTCCGGGATGCTTTAATTAGTCTGGGTTATACGGTACGCACAAAAATTCTCAAAGAATACTACGATGATGTCTCCGGTCGCTACTCTCAAAAAGCAAATTTAGACATTGAAATCGTGGTCGATATGTTTAATACAGTCGATCAATATGATCAAGTTATTTTATTTAGTGGTGATGGTGATTTTGAACGAGCAATTGAACTTTTGCGCTCAAAAAACACTCACATTACCGTTGTTTCAACGGAAGGAATGATTGCGCGGGAACTGAGAAATGCCACGGATTGTTACATTGATTTAAATAATCTGCGGGCCGAAATTGAAAAAACAGAACCTTAA
- a CDS encoding ComEA family DNA-binding protein has protein sequence MNFLRKKQLQQRLREDPYYRLRSLEEVALAAAMGIKIDVNQATVDDWLRLPGISIHQGRSLVQLTSQGVQFYSLDDVAAALGIPVQRLQPLAAILSFAYYAPELAPEQINLNRADLKTLVNFGVEAPLAQRIITERQQGHYRDFADLQSRLQLSGAQIMQWLHLFRFS, from the coding sequence ATGAATTTTCTCCGGAAAAAGCAATTACAGCAACGCCTGAGGGAAGATCCGTACTATCGCCTCCGCTCCCTCGAAGAAGTCGCCCTCGCTGCGGCCATGGGCATCAAGATCGATGTTAACCAAGCTACCGTCGATGATTGGCTCCGGCTGCCAGGCATTTCCATTCACCAGGGGCGATCGCTCGTGCAGCTCACCAGCCAAGGAGTACAGTTCTATAGCCTCGATGATGTGGCAGCGGCCCTAGGAATTCCCGTGCAGCGTCTCCAGCCCTTGGCCGCGATCCTCAGTTTTGCCTACTATGCACCAGAATTAGCGCCAGAACAAATTAACCTGAACCGCGCTGATCTTAAGACGTTAGTCAATTTTGGCGTCGAGGCTCCCCTAGCCCAACGGATCATTACAGAGCGACAACAGGGTCATTACCGTGATTTCGCAGATTTACAGAGTCGGTTACAGCTTTCCGGCGCTCAGATCATGCAGTGGTTGCACTTGTTTCGTTTTTCGTGA
- a CDS encoding sensor domain-containing diguanylate cyclase, which yields MINKLPDQGGQPPRGVGSFAWLIEAYGQAIALLEDQAAQIETLENEKNHIANQYREALQQYHQLKEQYDHQYSQQYQEYFSLPLPCYRWQAIEGELYLSDFNPAAARFNSQALQQPALNLGQRPQKIFAALPTLYHHLDNCLKQEVSNSQRLQFIRLNLYLRVEYVFIAPDQILMCILDESEQLLTEQQLRQQVRQQSAIAKLGSISLNASDLAKLFRQAVIFVARTLEVPYSCLYLKQKKTAICTLEAGYGWPVDLIGSITVSTTPDSHVGYTLTQQQSISIEDLRVESRFRGETLLHNYQIISGVSMLIGPADNPWGVLAVYSTEERHFSGDEAYFLQAIAHVLSSSIERDRQASDMNLLHRSINVIRQGVVITDAREENNPIIYVNQGFEKITGYTADEILGRNCNFLQGRDRQQPSLTELRAAILKGQECKTTLRNYRKNGEPFWNALHIFPVRDPVGYLTHFIGIQTDISHEKAAAANLQKTEAQFHQTFQLAPIGMAITNLEGHYERVNQAWCRIIGYDQEVLLQKTYLELTHTDDQAEDERLNDILRQGDRQEFQREKRYIAQDGQDVHVLEQVALVRDAEGKPLHVIRQMVDIGDRKQIEQRLVQGAFYDHLTGLPNRSLLEERLEQVIKQQQRYPQHHNALLFLDLDYFKAINDSLGHLVGDQLLQEFAKRICQCLRDADTLARLGGDEFVVLLTEIAETRTAFEVSQRIHKALQTPFELAGQSLFVKVSIGVLPNLDRYLTSTGILRDADLAMYHAKAKGRARSEVFELP from the coding sequence ATGATTAATAAATTGCCAGATCAAGGGGGGCAACCACCGAGGGGAGTCGGCAGTTTTGCATGGTTAATTGAGGCCTATGGCCAGGCGATCGCCCTATTAGAAGATCAAGCGGCCCAAATCGAAACTTTAGAAAATGAAAAAAATCATATCGCCAACCAATATCGAGAGGCGCTCCAACAATACCATCAGTTAAAGGAGCAATACGATCACCAATACAGTCAACAGTACCAAGAATATTTTTCGCTGCCCCTTCCCTGCTACCGTTGGCAAGCCATTGAGGGGGAGCTTTATCTATCGGACTTTAATCCGGCGGCGGCGCGGTTCAATAGCCAAGCACTCCAGCAGCCTGCGTTGAATCTAGGGCAACGACCCCAGAAAATTTTTGCGGCCTTACCGACTCTCTACCATCATCTAGACAATTGTCTCAAGCAGGAGGTCTCGAACAGTCAGCGGTTGCAATTTATTCGTTTAAATTTGTACCTCCGGGTGGAGTATGTGTTTATTGCTCCAGATCAGATCTTGATGTGTATTCTCGACGAGAGCGAGCAACTCCTCACGGAACAACAACTCCGTCAACAGGTGCGCCAACAGTCGGCGATCGCCAAACTAGGGAGCATCAGCCTCAACGCGTCAGATTTAGCAAAATTATTCCGTCAAGCGGTGATTTTCGTGGCCCGCACCCTGGAAGTTCCCTATAGCTGTCTCTATCTGAAACAAAAAAAGACCGCCATCTGCACCCTAGAAGCGGGCTATGGCTGGCCCGTCGATCTCATTGGTTCGATCACAGTGAGCACAACCCCCGATAGCCATGTGGGTTATACCCTGACCCAACAACAATCGATCAGCATCGAGGATCTACGCGTTGAGAGTCGTTTTCGGGGCGAAACGTTACTGCACAATTATCAGATTATCAGTGGGGTCAGTATGCTCATTGGCCCAGCCGACAATCCCTGGGGAGTGCTGGCGGTCTATAGTACCGAGGAACGTCATTTCAGTGGGGATGAGGCTTATTTTCTCCAGGCGATCGCCCATGTTTTGTCCAGTAGTATCGAACGCGATCGCCAGGCATCGGACATGAACCTGTTACACCGCTCGATTAACGTGATCCGTCAGGGAGTCGTGATCACCGATGCCCGAGAAGAGAATAATCCAATTATTTATGTCAACCAAGGTTTTGAAAAAATTACCGGCTACACCGCAGACGAAATCCTGGGGCGTAACTGCAATTTTCTCCAGGGCCGCGATCGCCAACAGCCATCCCTCACAGAATTGCGAGCCGCGATCCTCAAGGGTCAAGAATGTAAGACCACTCTCCGCAACTATCGCAAAAATGGCGAACCCTTTTGGAATGCCCTCCACATTTTTCCGGTACGCGATCCCGTCGGTTATCTGACCCACTTTATTGGGATCCAAACCGATATTAGCCATGAAAAGGCCGCCGCCGCTAATCTACAAAAAACCGAAGCGCAATTTCACCAAACCTTCCAACTCGCCCCCATCGGCATGGCGATCACCAACCTAGAAGGCCACTATGAACGGGTTAACCAGGCCTGGTGCCGCATCATTGGCTACGATCAAGAGGTACTGCTACAAAAAACCTACCTAGAGTTGACCCACACCGATGACCAAGCCGAAGATGAACGCCTCAATGACATCCTGCGCCAAGGCGATCGCCAGGAATTTCAGCGGGAAAAACGCTACATTGCCCAAGATGGTCAAGACGTCCATGTTCTAGAGCAAGTCGCCCTCGTGCGTGATGCCGAAGGAAAACCCCTCCATGTGATTCGGCAAATGGTTGACATTGGCGATCGCAAACAAATTGAACAGCGCCTTGTCCAAGGAGCCTTCTATGATCACCTCACCGGCCTCCCCAATCGCTCCCTCCTAGAAGAGCGCCTAGAGCAAGTCATTAAACAACAACAACGCTATCCCCAGCACCACAACGCCCTCTTATTCCTTGACTTAGATTATTTCAAGGCGATTAACGACAGCCTCGGCCACCTCGTTGGCGACCAGCTCCTCCAAGAATTTGCCAAACGTATTTGCCAATGTCTCCGGGATGCCGATACCTTAGCCCGTCTGGGGGGTGACGAATTTGTCGTGCTCCTCACCGAAATCGCCGAAACCCGGACTGCCTTTGAGGTGAGCCAACGGATCCACAAAGCCCTACAAACTCCATTTGAACTAGCGGGCCAGTCCCTATTTGTGAAAGTGAGCATCGGTGTTTTGCCTAACCTTGATCGATATCTCACCTCGACAGGCATTTTACGCGACGCCGACTTAGCGATGTACCATGCCAAAGCCAAGGGCCGCGCCCGTTCAGAAGTCTTTGAACTACCGTAA
- a CDS encoding rhomboid family intramembrane serine protease, translating to MTHQRDPEAQAVAQELKQQLIILGLFLASFWGLEISDQFVFQNLWRGGLDVFGILPRQLLGLRGIFFAPFLHGGFQHLVTNSIPFALLGWLVMLDRIRDFFTVTLITMLVGGLGVWLIGAQNSVHIGASILIFGYLGFLLFRGYFRRDIPSIAVSLLVFFLYGGVLWSVLPTTPGVSWEGHLFGLIGGAIAAKYLNPRSPHR from the coding sequence ATGACCCATCAGCGCGATCCCGAAGCCCAGGCTGTTGCCCAGGAATTAAAACAGCAACTCATTATTTTGGGTTTGTTTCTAGCGAGTTTTTGGGGCCTGGAAATTAGTGATCAGTTTGTTTTTCAAAATCTTTGGCGGGGTGGCCTAGATGTGTTCGGCATTCTGCCCCGACAACTGCTGGGACTAAGGGGAATTTTCTTTGCGCCCTTTCTCCATGGTGGTTTCCAGCACCTCGTCACCAACTCGATCCCCTTTGCTCTGTTGGGCTGGCTTGTGATGCTTGACCGCATCCGTGACTTTTTTACGGTCACCTTAATCACAATGCTGGTCGGTGGCCTGGGGGTGTGGCTCATTGGCGCCCAAAATTCTGTGCATATTGGGGCCAGTATTTTAATTTTTGGATATTTAGGATTTTTGTTATTCCGGGGTTACTTTCGGCGGGATATCCCATCCATTGCCGTTTCGCTCTTGGTGTTTTTTCTCTATGGTGGGGTACTCTGGAGTGTTTTGCCGACGACCCCAGGGGTGTCTTGGGAGGGGCATTTATTTGGACTCATTGGCGGGGCGATCGCCGCGAAATATCTCAATCCCCGTTCCCCTCACCGCTGA
- a CDS encoding HAMP domain-containing sensor histidine kinase, with protein sequence MFSLSNRDRVLVVDDSPDNLLLIQSILEDEDLDLVTVNDGRKALELVAQQPFHLILLDVMMPHMDGFEITRHIRNDPDIPYIPILLITAHAQPSVALGLDIGADDFIRKPVEIDELIARVRSLLRFKHTVDEKNMIVRQREDFASRLTHDMRTPLIAADRMLNLLLQGALGELSEAMQEVLRTMSRSNANLLEMVNNILEVYRYESERKTFYFSRVDLKTMITNVLEELRPLAQEKQLQLQGELPEVPVLLEGDRLAVHRVLVNLVSNAIKFTEQGHVTVKLTPIDQDQVQIQVSDTGSGISPEDQGEIFERFRQGKHYNGGSGLGLHLSKLILEAHQGQISLTSRLQEGSTFKITLPLSQTPAQSEEKKVV encoded by the coding sequence ATGTTTTCGCTGAGCAACCGTGATCGTGTTCTGGTCGTGGATGATTCGCCAGATAATTTATTGTTGATCCAGAGCATTTTAGAAGATGAAGATTTAGACCTGGTGACGGTTAATGATGGTCGCAAGGCCCTAGAGCTTGTGGCACAGCAGCCGTTCCATTTAATCTTGCTCGATGTGATGATGCCCCACATGGATGGTTTTGAGATTACGCGGCACATTCGCAACGACCCTGATATTCCCTATATTCCGATCCTGTTGATCACGGCCCATGCCCAACCAAGTGTTGCCTTGGGTTTGGATATTGGTGCCGATGACTTTATCCGTAAACCCGTTGAGATTGATGAACTGATTGCCCGGGTGCGATCGCTGCTGCGATTTAAACATACCGTTGATGAAAAAAATATGATTGTCCGGCAGCGGGAAGACTTTGCCTCCCGGTTGACCCACGATATGCGTACCCCCTTGATTGCGGCGGATCGGATGCTCAATCTCCTCTTGCAGGGGGCTTTGGGGGAATTGTCGGAAGCAATGCAAGAAGTTTTACGAACCATGTCCCGCAGTAATGCCAACCTGTTGGAGATGGTGAACAATATTTTGGAGGTTTATCGCTACGAGTCCGAGCGGAAGACGTTTTATTTTAGTCGGGTGGATCTCAAGACGATGATCACCAATGTCCTTGAGGAGCTACGCCCTTTAGCGCAGGAAAAACAGCTTCAACTCCAAGGGGAACTCCCCGAAGTTCCTGTATTGCTCGAAGGCGATCGCCTGGCGGTGCATCGCGTTTTAGTTAATCTCGTAAGTAACGCCATTAAATTTACCGAGCAAGGCCACGTCACCGTTAAATTAACCCCGATAGACCAAGACCAAGTGCAAATTCAAGTGAGCGACACAGGGAGCGGCATTAGCCCTGAAGATCAAGGAGAAATCTTTGAGCGGTTTCGCCAAGGCAAGCATTACAACGGCGGCAGTGGTCTGGGGCTACACCTTTCAAAACTGATCCTCGAAGCCCACCAAGGCCAGATCAGTCTCACCTCCCGCCTCCAAGAAGGTAGCACCTTTAAAATTACCTTACCCCTCTCCCAAACCCCTGCCCAAAGCGAGGAAAAAAAAGTTGTATGA
- the guaA gene encoding glutamine-hydrolyzing GMP synthase: protein MTTTPLQKPIDATNTGSSLQRQIIVILDFGSQYSELIARRIRETEVYSEVISYRTSAEQLRQLNPSGIILSGGPSSVYDDYAPACDPEIWNLGIPVLGVCYGMQLMVKQLGGTVERAKHAEYGKASIFIDDPTDLLTNVEEGSTMWMSHGDSCVQLPDGFEILAHTDNTPCAAIAHHGRQLYGVQFHPEVVHSQDGMALIRNFVYHICKCEPTWTTEAFVEDAIREIRARVGDQRVLLALSGGVDSSTLAFLLHQAIGDQLTCMFIDQGFMRKGEPERLVEIFDEQFHIPVAYINARDRFIDKLAGVTDPEEKRRLIGHEFIAVFEEESKRLGPFDYLAQGTLYPDVIESADTNVDPKTGERVAVKIKSHHNVGGLPEDLRFKLVEPLRKLFKDEVRKVAANIGLPDEIIRRHPFPGPGLAIRIIGEVTAERLNILRDADWVVRDEIKKQGVYSDFWQAFAVLLPIRSVGVMGDKRTYAHPVVLRMITSEDGMTADWARPPYELLETISNRMVNEVKGVNRVVYDITSKPPGTIEWE from the coding sequence GTGACTACGACTCCACTCCAAAAACCGATTGACGCCACTAATACAGGCAGCAGTCTTCAACGCCAAATTATCGTTATTTTAGACTTTGGCTCTCAATATTCTGAGCTGATTGCCCGAAGAATTCGCGAAACGGAAGTTTACTCTGAGGTTATTTCCTATCGCACCAGTGCTGAACAGTTGCGGCAACTCAATCCCAGTGGGATTATCCTCTCCGGTGGCCCCAGCTCTGTCTATGACGATTATGCTCCGGCCTGTGACCCCGAAATTTGGAATCTCGGTATTCCTGTCCTTGGGGTTTGCTACGGGATGCAGCTGATGGTGAAACAACTCGGCGGCACCGTCGAGCGGGCCAAGCATGCAGAGTATGGTAAGGCATCTATCTTCATCGATGATCCCACCGATCTGCTGACCAATGTGGAGGAAGGTTCCACCATGTGGATGAGCCACGGGGATTCCTGTGTGCAGCTACCCGACGGTTTTGAAATCCTCGCCCATACGGACAATACCCCCTGTGCGGCGATCGCCCACCATGGCCGTCAACTCTACGGGGTACAGTTCCACCCAGAAGTGGTTCATTCCCAGGACGGGATGGCTCTCATCCGGAATTTTGTCTACCACATTTGTAAATGTGAACCCACCTGGACCACAGAAGCCTTTGTTGAAGACGCGATTCGGGAGATTCGGGCCCGGGTCGGTGATCAACGGGTACTCCTGGCTCTTTCTGGGGGCGTTGATTCTTCTACTTTGGCCTTTTTGCTCCACCAAGCCATCGGTGATCAACTGACCTGTATGTTCATCGACCAAGGCTTTATGCGGAAAGGGGAACCGGAACGCCTTGTGGAAATTTTTGATGAGCAATTCCACATTCCCGTTGCCTATATCAATGCCCGTGATCGCTTTATCGACAAGCTCGCAGGGGTTACAGATCCCGAAGAAAAACGTCGTCTCATTGGCCACGAATTTATCGCCGTCTTTGAGGAAGAATCAAAACGCCTTGGCCCCTTTGATTACCTCGCCCAGGGGACTCTGTACCCCGATGTAATCGAATCCGCAGACACCAATGTTGACCCCAAAACGGGGGAACGGGTCGCGGTCAAAATTAAGAGTCACCACAACGTCGGTGGCTTGCCAGAGGATCTGCGTTTTAAATTGGTTGAACCCCTCCGTAAACTCTTTAAGGACGAAGTGCGTAAGGTGGCGGCTAACATCGGTTTACCCGATGAAATTATTCGCCGTCACCCCTTCCCCGGCCCTGGCCTCGCAATTCGGATTATTGGAGAAGTCACCGCAGAGCGGTTAAATATTCTCCGGGATGCGGACTGGGTTGTGCGGGATGAAATCAAAAAACAAGGGGTTTACAGCGATTTCTGGCAAGCCTTTGCGGTCTTACTGCCGATCCGCAGTGTGGGCGTGATGGGCGATAAGCGCACCTATGCTCACCCTGTTGTGCTACGGATGATTACCAGTGAAGATGGGATGACAGCGGATTGGGCTCGCCCTCCCTATGAGCTTTTGGAAACCATTTCTAATCGCATGGTGAATGAGGTGAAAGGGGTTAACCGGGTGGTCTATGACATTACCTCCAAGCCCCCCGGCACCATCGAATGGGAGTAA
- the moaA gene encoding GTP 3',8-cyclase MoaA, which translates to MNPVDYLRISLIDRCNFRCHYCVPDEASLQYLLTSEQLSNGEILTLLEQVFIPLGFRKFRLTGGEPLLRPQLVPLVRAIAHLPGVEDLSMTTNAYLLADIAQDLYDAGLNRLNISLDSLKPETFDQIIGNRGKSRWQQTWDGIQAAHRVGFDPLKLNVVVIPGVNDQEVLDLAALTGDRHWHVRFIEFMPIGNDKLFNERAWIPSEELRQRIRAKWGLETALVQGNGPADIFKIPGAKGTLGFISQMSECFCDRCNRMRLSADGWLRPCLLNEAAQMDLKTLLRTGVHPGEIRAKVKALLDQKPEINFKMRDMGTTTGQYGRTMSQIGG; encoded by the coding sequence ATGAATCCGGTAGATTATCTCCGCATTAGCTTGATTGATCGATGTAATTTTCGTTGCCATTACTGCGTTCCGGATGAAGCGAGTCTCCAATATTTGCTGACCTCAGAGCAACTGAGTAATGGAGAAATCTTAACGCTCCTCGAACAGGTATTTATTCCCTTGGGATTCCGTAAATTTCGCCTTACAGGGGGAGAGCCTCTCCTGCGTCCCCAGTTGGTTCCTCTTGTCCGGGCGATCGCCCACTTGCCGGGGGTAGAGGATTTATCCATGACCACGAACGCTTATCTCCTGGCGGACATAGCTCAAGATCTCTATGATGCGGGTCTCAATCGCCTCAATATCAGCCTAGATTCTTTGAAGCCTGAGACCTTTGATCAAATTATTGGTAACCGGGGGAAGAGCCGCTGGCAACAAACTTGGGATGGCATCCAAGCAGCCCATCGCGTCGGTTTTGACCCCCTCAAGCTCAATGTGGTGGTGATCCCTGGAGTCAATGATCAAGAGGTGCTCGATTTAGCGGCGTTGACGGGCGATCGCCATTGGCATGTGCGCTTTATTGAGTTTATGCCCATCGGCAACGACAAATTATTTAATGAACGGGCCTGGATTCCTTCCGAGGAACTGCGGCAACGGATCCGGGCGAAATGGGGTTTAGAAACGGCGCTGGTTCAAGGCAATGGCCCCGCAGATATTTTCAAGATTCCGGGGGCGAAGGGGACGCTTGGGTTTATTTCCCAAATGTCTGAATGTTTTTGCGATCGCTGTAACCGGATGCGCCTCTCGGCAGATGGTTGGCTCCGGCCTTGTCTACTAAATGAAGCGGCACAAATGGATCTCAAAACATTACTCCGGACGGGGGTTCATCCTGGGGAGATCAGAGCGAAGGTCAAAGCGCTTCTCGACCAAAAACCGGAGATTAATTTCAAAATGCGCGATATGGGCACCACCACAGGTCAGTATGGCCGCACCATGTCGCAAATTGGCGGCTAA